The nucleotide sequence TCGAGCACCTTGTGGGCCCGCTTCATCGACTCTTCTGTACCTTCTCTACCGAGCTGCTCTTCTGCTAATCCAGTAACCACAATCGGCAACTCATGCGGAGGCAATGCATCGGTGTAATGCAAGACTGAAGTCACTGGTAAATTTTCACAACCGACAGGTCCATCAATGACAACCTGCAGCCCCTTGATAGCTGTGAAAACATACACGGCTCCCCAATAGCCGCCAGCGCGATCGTGATCAATGACTAACATTAGCCCATCTCCTCCGCTTTTTGCTTGGCAATTGCTTTCTCAAGCTTACGGCGAACTTCGGCCTTAAATTCAGGGCGATCTACCGGCATGTCTTCCCAAACTCCAGTTGTATGCTCAGTACCGACACCTTCAAAGAATTCAGTCATGTTGTTGAATCGCTCTTTATTAGCTAGAGCTGCATTCACAACCTGGGCTAATGAACCCGCGCCTGCAGCACCCATCAGCGGCCGCGCAGATATTAAATTCGTGAAATATAAGGACGGTATAGCCAATTCTTTTGCTTTTTGGACCACTGGCGTAGTACCAATCACTAAATCTGGTGAAAACTCTTTCATTGCGGCAAGGTCTTGCTCAAGAGAAGCGCGATATTGGACATGTATGCCTCTGGATTCGAGCCAATCTAAGTCTTTGCTACTCCAAATAGTTTTTGGACAAGCTGTTCCAACATAGCGAACGTCTGCCCCACTCTCCACTAGTAGTCTGGCAACCAGCAACTCAGAGCCTTCGTAACCGCTGACAGTGATTCGACCTTTAATAGGCTTAGCACTTAAGGCCGCCTTGATCATCGGTAAAAACTTGGTTTTTGCATTGCCAATTTTTTCAGCGCTAACACCACAAGCATTACCTATCTCATCTAGCCAGTCGGCTGTACCGTCATATCCGATAGGTGCAGATCCGACAATTTGTCTACCGGCAGTCTGAAACTCACGAATACTCGCTGTATAAAAAGGATGAATGGCAGCAACTACTTTTGAATCCATTGCTTGATACAGTTCACGCCATTCTCTGGTGGGAACAACCGTACCGACAGCTAAATCCATGGGCTCTAACATCATCCCAATACTGATAGGATCTACTGGGAACATTTCTCCAAGCAAGGTGATAGTTGGCTTCTCTGATACACCATTACGAGGCGCTTGAACTGGGCCACTCTCAATTTCATTCCGTGCATAGCGCAACATAGCGCTAGCTAAAACATCTTTTGCTTCGGCATGGGTCGGAACTCCAAAGCCAGGAACATCGATACCAATGATGCGAACACCATTAATTTCTTTTGGTAGTAGTTGAAGTGGTACACCACTGGCAGTCGGTACGCATAAATTAATAATGACGATGGCGTCGTAGAGCTCTGGGTTAGCCTCTTTGTAAACAGCCTCTCGGATATCTTCAAATAACTTACCAGTTACTAAAGATTCCGAATTAAATGGCACATAACCCACGCTGCGACGGGCACCATAAAAATGCGAGGTAAAAGTTAAGCCATAAACGCAACAAGCAGAACCCGACAGAATGGTGGATGTGCGACGCATTCTTAAGCCAACCCGCAGAGATCCAAATGCAGGACACATGCTCTGCGGTTGGTCATGAGGCCCCTTTGGGTAATCTTGAGCGTACTGCCCCAAGATCTCGCCCTTACTAGCATTTTTTGCTGCTGCCAGTAATCCTTCTGCGCCAGAGTGGCAAGCAATCCCCGATACATCGGCAGATGCATTTTGAATAGGAATTACTTTAGATGATTTCATTTGGCTCTCAGTCTCTATGCTTTGTCATAAATTACTTCGAGGGTTGGCTTAATCACTTCATTTTTGCCAACCATGTCAAAAATAGTTGCAGGCTCTAGTACGACATCTCTACCGACTTGGCTTGCAGAAAATAATCCTAGCAAATCATCTGGAGCCATTGGTTTTGGTCTTACAGGTGGCGCCCCTGCAACGTTGCTAGCTAACTCTTCAAAGAGTGGACCCCATTGTGAATCTGGTCGACCGATGATTTCGTAACTAGCACTCTTTCTTCTAATATCGTCATTGGCAGGAATAACAGACAGGATGGGAATCCCGACTTGTTCAGCGAAGGCGGTGGCCTCACCAGTACCATCATCGCGGTTGATGACCATACCTGCCACACCCACATTGCCACCCAACTTCCTGAAATATTCCACTGCAGAGCAAACATTGTTTGCTACATAGAGAGACTGCAAATCGTTACTTGCTACCACAATCACTTTTT is from Polynucleobacter sp. MG-Unter2-18 and encodes:
- the bchY gene encoding chlorophyllide a reductase subunit Y, whose amino-acid sequence is MKSSKVIPIQNASADVSGIACHSGAEGLLAAAKNASKGEILGQYAQDYPKGPHDQPQSMCPAFGSLRVGLRMRRTSTILSGSACCVYGLTFTSHFYGARRSVGYVPFNSESLVTGKLFEDIREAVYKEANPELYDAIVIINLCVPTASGVPLQLLPKEINGVRIIGIDVPGFGVPTHAEAKDVLASAMLRYARNEIESGPVQAPRNGVSEKPTITLLGEMFPVDPISIGMMLEPMDLAVGTVVPTREWRELYQAMDSKVVAAIHPFYTASIREFQTAGRQIVGSAPIGYDGTADWLDEIGNACGVSAEKIGNAKTKFLPMIKAALSAKPIKGRITVSGYEGSELLVARLLVESGADVRYVGTACPKTIWSSKDLDWLESRGIHVQYRASLEQDLAAMKEFSPDLVIGTTPVVQKAKELAIPSLYFTNLISARPLMGAAGAGSLAQVVNAALANKERFNNMTEFFEGVGTEHTTGVWEDMPVDRPEFKAEVRRKLEKAIAKQKAEEMG